The DNA sequence ACTATCTGCAATGAAGACACAAGGTGTTCTTCCTTCTGTGTTTTTGTATTAACTTGACCATGACACTGAATGACAAGCCCCAAAGGACCTCTGTGACCCACAATCTGACAGCCAAATAAAGCACATCTCACTACTGTATTAAAGTTTAAAGCACAATACCTGGACAAAGCGGTTGTGGGGAACTCcacaacagcattttttttaatttatttttttattttatttttttttattcaataccttaaaactcaaagagaaagagagatatcaGTTCTAAATGAAGTCTCACAAACAGTTTGTTCAGGCATGACCTTTTTTAAGGTTCAGCTGCTGAGTCTTAGACTATATAAACTAATACAAAGTATCTCACGTGACATTATCATCAAAATGAGGAAATTCAAACTAACCAGAAGCTTTAGTACATACAGTAAGTACATTGCCAGTTTGTCCTTGAAAagtgtaatacattttataaacccAGATTCATTTACAGATTAGGAGTTTGATGTTAATAAACAACTAAAACAAACAACTGTACTGtattgtttacatacagtaaaatGTTTTAAGTAAAATAATGAAAACTGAAATAGCAAGTAAATCTACTTATAACACAACTTAATGCACTCACCCATCTCCAACCACCACACATTTGATTGCTTGCATTTTCTGTAACTTTTAAGCAACTTTTGCTGGCCACCGCTGTAAAACAACTGTTAAGGAACTAAGTTGTAATACAGGAAACAGATTTGCttcttcagtctctctctctctctctctctctctctctctctctctctctctctctctctctctcactgcgcACTCGCTCATATGGCAGTGACAGTTTTGAACATGTCTGCATATGGTCGAAAGTGCGGGTGTTTAACTGTAAAAGTGCGAGGCATGATTGATAGCGCAAAATCAAACACAGGCCACTAGAGGGCGGTGTGTAACAAATATTGAACGCGCATATTCAGTGAACACTTCTCGTGCTCTTGACGTTCATCACATTCTGTGTAAATCTGAAGATTATTTTTTGGTTCACCATTATTTAGAGTCACTATCTGCTTTAGTTTGAAAGAACTGCGAGTGGGGGAGGATATTTTGTAAAATTAAGAAGGTTACTTTACGAAGTCTCACTGACTGACTGACTCCCACATACTTCGCTGTTCGCTCCAGAAGGATTAGAGTAAAACATGTTAAAGATTAGAGAACAGGTGGTCGATTTATTAAGTGATCAGCTGTTTCCTAAACACAaaagtttattcagcacactgaagcatctcctccatagacatccgaAATAAAtcaacggcctcttgtctcctcgccagtgtgccgcccatagaatgtcaatgggacCGTCGCGTTATGCATTGCTCCCTTGATAGAAAACCGGGGATACGATAATAAAACACAATGGATTCTGACTCTGAATTTGCAGAATGTCATAAATGTCATAAGTTCTCATTCACGTTTGTTGACGTTGTGTGATAATGAGATAATATCCTTTGAGGAAATAAGCTGACATGAATCTTAGAGCTCAGCAGCTGTCATTCTTGACGGTGACGTCACGCTCCTCGCACAAGAACTCAGCGCTTCTCCATCAACTGAACCGCACTTGACGTTTACATGTCGTCCTACACCGAGTACCTGCTCACTGAAGTAGACACATGAAGGTATGCTTTTTCACCACTTAGCCTCTATGTAAATCGCTTCATGTAGTTGATTTTCTCAACTCAAGAAACATTTTCTGATCCTTGCCTTATAACCTCTCACCAGCCTGATCAGACTTAATACAAGTCTTTTATTCAAAGGATTATCACTTTATACCATTTATTATTATGAtcattgtgattattattatttcaaattgttTGGCATGCATTCAACAGTGCATagaatattgtgataaatattaaGCTATATAGTATATCTGTATGATGgcatcattttacacatttataatGCTTTTTATATAAGTTTATTAAATCATAATCTAATACAGTAATAGCAACACACGCAGCACTGTTCTGTGGATCTTTAATTCCTTTTAAAGAGTTTGCACTAACTCTGATCTTACTGTTTACTGCAGTCCCCCTCTAGCACTGCCAGCATGGGAACCCATAGAAAGGACAGCTTCCTCTGGGGGAAAGGTACAGTATATGCTTCCCTAATTATTTGCTTGAGGCTCTAGGGACTGCTAAATAGGCCTCCGAGCTCAGCTGTGGATAAGCTGAATTTTGAGCAAAGTGCAGTGCACCTGTATTGGACACCTGTGACATCACCTTCTTCATCCAAACTTGCTTATGTGTTAGACTGAAGAATATTTTGTCAGGCATCAGCAGTCAGTTATCAAATAATGGATGTAAAGGGTTCGttaacccaaaaaggaaaattctgtcatcatttactcaatttcttgttccaaacccagctgactttctttcttccgtggaacacaaaatgagttttTAAGCAGAAtgaaagtcaccattcactttctttgtatggtaAAAGGTTTATTATGTATGACATACATATCATGGTTATTCATGTCATTCAAAAGAAAGGCTTGTTAAGCAATTTagcaaaaaataatgcaaaaccgATTATGCATTATTTGTATCCTCATTGGATCTCTTTCCATACAAAactagtaaatgatgactgagattaacatagtgcctgacatctccttttgtgttccatagaagaattAAAGtcttacatgtttggaacaacttgagagtgagtaaatgatgacagaatttgtaagCTTAATATTGTTGGATGTCTActaagaaaataattaaataaatcatgatgAAGTGAATTACCCTTTTAGAATGGTAATCACATACCATAGAACAACtcactgaaattatttaaaatattataaatattttgtgtgaTTTCATCAAGATATTTTAGTGTTGTGTCAATGTAACCACTAACAGgccaaaaatactttctgtgTGGGCTGGCTCTTTAATGGGAGCTAAGAAATTTGGGCTGTATTTGCACTTTAGGTTTCCTTCTCTTTCAGTTCCTCTTCTGCATGAGTGTGACATCAGGGATCTGAATGAGATTGTTGATCTTTTTGTGTTCTCATATCATCTGCAGCTCCTGCAGCTTTCAGTCCAACTGAGAAGCGGCAGATTGACGTCAATGTCCATAAGCATGTGATTCTAGATGATATACAGGTATATGGCATCTCAGTCTTATTCAACATACCATGCCTTTTTATGTCATACATAATAAAGGCTTGTTAAGCATATCAAAAATGGTCACACAAGATCAAAGTCTTGGGATAATACTATTTAGACAAAGCTCTAGCTGACCACTGTCTTTTCTCTCTGGCAGAAACTCAGACTGGAGATCGAAAACATGATGACAGAAATTCAAACAATGGAGGCTGATGATGAGAAGTGAGTATTCACCGCTATCATTCATGTCttagttgccatggcaacaaggACAGGAATTGATAAACCTGATGCTCGGACATTTCATGAACTAGTTTCCCAGTTCCTACATAATTTGCTGTGTCATTTCTTTCTGTACCTCAAATGGCAGTGTTTAatcattgtggttattttcataTCAACTTTTGAAAATGATCACATCAGCAATACATCACTTGGGTTGGTTTGCATCACTGCTTAGAATACACAGGAGTCAAAGTTGCAGAGACAAAAAGGAAAGAACATATTGGGGTATCTGTGATTAATTCACCTGCTTCTACATAGTAATCGGAATCCATGCACACCAATATGAACCTGTAGCATCAGGAAAAGGTGCTTTCAATCTTTTAGTCTGGGAATGCAtccttgtgtgtgcatgtgagacaTTTTGTATATGCAACTGCATCTGCTTTATGTTCCTTGAATTGAGTTTGACCATGAATACAAAGTTAAAGATTGGAGTTTCTGTGTATGTGCACATCGCAGCACAtcgatggtgtgtgtgtgtgggcttgtATCTGTTTCCTGTTTCTTAGAATCAATTTTACGAGAAGAGGTTTGGCCCTATATGTGACAATGCTAATTCGACATGCGAACATGCTAGCTACAGAAAACTATAAACGAGGTTATATGTGTCAGCCTTTATTCAAcatacacatcacacacacacacacacacaccactttgCACATAAACATAAGGATTTAGCTGACATTCAATACTAGATCATGCAGAACAAATGAATGTATTTCATTCTTGTGACAATTATTTTCCCCTCTAGCAAAAATATTATGAAGAACAAGAGACTCCAGTGTGGAAAAAAGAAATTTAACATGGACCCAAAGAAGGTATGTACAATCATTGTTGTAAGAATCAGTTGTTGGGAAGATGAGAGGCAAAACAATGCATACAGTGTTACAAAGTGATGCACATAAGGCAACAGCTTTACAACTGCTAAACTAGGTTAAAGGAAGAGGGGGTGGAGAGAGACAGATAAAGAAAGGTATAACCACATCCTCTGTTTTTTGTAGAAGTTTGCTGAAGCCACGCAGCATTTTCCAAGTAGCTCAGTCTGCATGGTCAGTAtgtttaaaaagaacttcagtagTCCAGTTTTAATTATACTTCACAGTTTAAGGAAGCCCCCTCTTTCCAATATGTCTGAGATTCTCAGGTAAAAGTTAGTCCCTCACCACTGAGATACAACCCAATTTGCTATTGACAAACAGCCAATCATGCATCCCCCTCCTCTGTGCAGGATTTTTATCTTATAAGCTGCTTCTTTATGAATGGTTGGTAGCAGTGCCAGTGGTCTGTGGTACAAAAGCTGTTATTACAGTACAATAACTACGTTttcatccaaggattttttgcgaaaaaagttttagcgcatcaaaattaagctgatggaaatgcaaattatcactaaaattaaaataaaagtgtccacataatatttttccgtttaactctagcacataaactctatttCGATaaatcaaatgtcgcgaaaaacttgtttggaaacactttttgtcgagaaaattggcattaatgcaaaaaatttatgtcacatgacagaatttgccccaatcgttgcctgttaatcatgacgacaaggtataggatccttgaaagccaatttattgtacgtgattatggattgatctgaacggcataaagatccgatcactgaaaacatgacacttccaggagtgccaatacAAATATCTCAgtttcaagacatgcacatttgacaagtgaatggagaacaaattaatggccactgtttgtgattaatttaatcgcggtagccatccgtttatttattaaagttgctttttcacaccattcaaagtaatagacagcagtcacggaattagcccacaatacaaaaaacatattatttctttgcacaaagatgttttaaattaaaaatatatgcacaatactagaagaaaagcttcagtgtgcttttttggaacactaacatatagcccaattttatgaaattattgtttatacttttgaaaaaatgctggcaaaatttcctatattaaattaaagaaattgtcaaacgaaaaacgcattaaaaaaaacaacaacaacaacaaaaaaaaaaatttaattaccaagcgaaaaaaaaaaaatgtttagacctatatatgcatttctttacacaaacttaaattagccttaccctgttctgcagactaataaagtcagctgaatgaaatgttatacacttcaagactataaactatcagaactatttttccagtgagttcactttcagaaaatgagcttttgacaattttaaaacttttaaatattttaaatctaaccctcttcaCCTCGGATCGCATtagctgagcttcttcagaaaatgtaaattgcattatgacattaaattaattttagatgacaatcaagttcagttggtcgttaaaagttgctggacaaatatgcgggacataatgcagctgtgatggcaatgctttagattagatgattgttcaaaatagcctattgaatatcaagaatgtatcatatgtaaaccctgatattactctgcatcaatttttctttaatagctgtgcacacagcatatacacatcgatggatggtccttatactaagactgaaagttcccccactacttggtgcataTTGACAGCTTGAATAGGGCCGTGACGATTCGCATTCGGGTCGGAAACGGTGGCAACCTGAGATACtgtaggtgcaacatcaggaccaatattacgtCCTaacagaagggcaacagctcccttttttattgcaattcctcgtcctctgattgcatttatttgtgaaattaaaatgacagtaagctggctaatttcaatgaattgtctcaatactctccccattttaccaaaacttcagaggaaaaaaattagggacatctgggaagcgaattagcgataaacacacatttctgaatggaaacgccttcagggcagatttcttttgagctaaaccaaaacttatgcaacaaagtgttttttttttgttttttttaggcataacgtcatcacgcacaccatttttattgataaaaggccatttgaatggaaacaggcagaagacggcaaatttcgaatttaaaaaaaaaataaaatttaatttttatttttttacgcattttcactttgttgacaacaaaatagcacgaaaagtggatggaaactaggctaattgAGGTcaactgtgtgtgtttattactAGGGTATCCAGTACCTAGTAGATAATGACCTGTTGGAGTGGAAACCAGAGACTGTGGCAGAGTTCCTCTACAAAGAGGAAGGCCTCAACAAAACAGCTATTGGCGACTTTTTAGGAGAAAGGTATGATGATGATGTGATGATGGTATTTTTCCTTCAAATATGGATAGTGGCTTTTTACTCTGACCTCTGATGAATATTCAGAAACAGTCAGATGTTTGCTCTTATGCCCTTAGGGAGGAGATCCACCTACAGATCCTGCAAGCTTTTGTTGAACTTCATGAGTTCTCAAACCTTAATCTGGTTCAGGCTCTGAGGTCAGTGGAGGAGGTCTCCCCCTTCATTCTCACATTTATACCATATTAACATATGTTCGAATGCATGTTGATATAACATTACCATTTACCAATCTTTGGAGTCTCGAACGGTTTGGTTGCTGAATCTTGTTTTATGTGGATGCAGGCAGTTCCTGTGGAGTTTCCGTCTGCCTGGTGAGGCTCAGAAGATCGACCGTATGATGGAGGCTTTTGCTTTGCACTACTGCACCTGTAACTCTGGCGTTTTTCAGTCGACAGGTAGTTTAATTCTGCATTAAGAGGATAGGTTTAGTGTTTTCAGGCCACATATTATTAAAACAGTTTATGTATAGTTGTTCGTCACTGGTTGCTGTAGTTtgtagaaaagttattttaataatgtaaagCATGCTTTTATAGTAATGTTTATGGCAAAACATCAATAAACACCATTAACTGCATCACAATTTTACTGTTTCTAAAGTAGAGAATCTATCTCACATATTTTGAAGGTTTTAAATGAATTgccagaattatatatatatatatatatatatatatatatatatatatatatatatatatatatatatatatatatatattaaactataTCAACCAGTGACATTGAGCTACTACTTACATGATATGAAACaaccattttaaaaaggtataagTGACAAAACACCACCCTTTTAAGTTCAGCTCATAGACCTTATtgacagcagcgccatctttgattttgacaggaatgacaacaaggctgtgagggatagcaGTACATTCTCTTCAATTGGCTGTActgcattttaaagtgtttttggatctttCTGTggacacaaaattaaaaaaaatatatttccaaaaaCATTTAGTAGataaaaaaactccagacaaaatGAGTTGTGGCAAATCAGATGgaatctaggagctttatactaGTGGTCAGCCGACGCTTATTTCAAAACTACATACACttgaaaagacaaaaaacaaaaaacaaaacagaaagtgttgtttatccattgacaaatctattagtagattttggaactgacacaaggaaaagttaacacttctgttaatcagccagGCGAACACGATTATCGGCCGATGCAGAaaatcgcaaaatggccaaatattggccaattaatcGGCCTGGCCGGTCTCACTACTTTATACAGTTTTATACCATGCGTGCTATTCAagaaatggtaagtctatccctcacggTTTCTATCCCTCAAAGATGGCGTAATTGTGAACAGTGTTATTACAGTTAACgaaaactgaaacaaaaatgaagaaaaataatttttgttaactaaaataaaaaatacaaatgatctagaattcagtttagttttagtttttggtaTAATAGTGTGAATAtcggcaaagtgggacacttttggaaatttgaCTTTCCTTGACACTTTGAACTATAATCCAAATGCCACATAACCTGTGCACAAcaagtatgtttgtttgtgtgtgtgttacagacaCCTGTTACATCCTTTCCTTTGCTGTCATCATGCTCAACACAAGCTTGCACAACCCCAACGTGAAAGACAAGACCACACTAGAACGCTTCATCAACATGAACAAAGGAATCAACAATGGGGGAGACCTTCCCAATGAACTCCTTAAGGTGAGAGCAGTCATAAGGTTTAATTTCCTCTCACTTTCCACCTTAACCAggcttaaaaaaaacacacacacacttctttctTATAAAACTGATAATTACATTCCTGAATTTACAGTAGTAACAGCTATGGTGCAAAATACACCTGTGTAACTACTGTGCATCACTGTACA is a window from the Myxocyprinus asiaticus isolate MX2 ecotype Aquarium Trade chromosome 13, UBuf_Myxa_2, whole genome shotgun sequence genome containing:
- the LOC127450718 gene encoding cytohesin-3-like isoform X2, whose protein sequence is MKNKRLQCGKKKFNMDPKKGIQYLVDNDLLEWKPETVAEFLYKEEGLNKTAIGDFLGEREEIHLQILQAFVELHEFSNLNLVQALRQFLWSFRLPGEAQKIDRMMEAFALHYCTCNSGVFQSTDTCYILSFAVIMLNTSLHNPNVKDKTTLERFINMNKGINNGGDLPNELLKKLYESIKNEPFKIPEDDGNDLTHTFFNPDREGWLLKEGGRIKTWKRRWFILTDSCLYYFQYTTDQEPKGIIPLENLSVREVENTQKQFCLELFSPHRKGETIKACKTETDGKVVMGKHQSYRLSAASAEEQAEWIQAIRACITKDPFYDLVSARKKKVINHIEHHE
- the LOC127450718 gene encoding cytohesin-3-like isoform X1 → MKSPSSTASMGTHRKDSFLWGKAPAAFSPTEKRQIDVNVHKHVILDDIQKLRLEIENMMTEIQTMEADDENKNIMKNKRLQCGKKKFNMDPKKGIQYLVDNDLLEWKPETVAEFLYKEEGLNKTAIGDFLGEREEIHLQILQAFVELHEFSNLNLVQALRQFLWSFRLPGEAQKIDRMMEAFALHYCTCNSGVFQSTDTCYILSFAVIMLNTSLHNPNVKDKTTLERFINMNKGINNGGDLPNELLKKLYESIKNEPFKIPEDDGNDLTHTFFNPDREGWLLKEGGRIKTWKRRWFILTDSCLYYFQYTTDQEPKGIIPLENLSVREVENTQKQFCLELFSPHRKGETIKACKTETDGKVVMGKHQSYRLSAASAEEQAEWIQAIRACITKDPFYDLVSARKKKVINHIEHHE